A region of Chitinophaga horti DNA encodes the following proteins:
- a CDS encoding deoxynucleoside kinase, protein MAKNKIRHIAIAGNIGAGKTTLTEMLAKHYRWTAQFEDVEHNPYLNDFYEDMPRWSFNLQIYFLHSRIKQLVGIQQGKDVVIQDRTIYEDAHIFAPNLYEMGLMTKRDFDNYFNFFETLKGMVKPPDLLIYLQASVPTLVAQIQKRGREYEENIRLDYLKRLNEYYNGWIEKYKEGPLLIIDVDKNKFPENEEHLGEIISRIDSELFGLF, encoded by the coding sequence ATGGCAAAGAATAAGATCAGGCACATCGCCATTGCCGGTAATATAGGCGCCGGTAAAACTACACTCACAGAAATGCTGGCGAAGCATTATCGGTGGACCGCTCAATTTGAGGACGTGGAACATAACCCGTACCTCAACGATTTTTATGAAGACATGCCTCGCTGGTCTTTTAACCTGCAGATCTATTTCCTGCACAGCCGTATTAAACAGCTGGTGGGTATTCAGCAGGGTAAAGATGTGGTAATACAGGACCGCACGATTTATGAAGATGCGCACATCTTTGCGCCTAACCTTTATGAAATGGGGTTGATGACGAAGCGGGACTTCGACAACTACTTCAATTTTTTCGAAACGCTGAAAGGCATGGTAAAGCCGCCGGATTTGCTGATTTACCTCCAGGCTTCTGTACCGACGCTCGTAGCGCAAATTCAAAAGCGTGGCCGCGAGTACGAAGAAAACATTCGTCTCGACTACCTGAAACGGCTCAACGAATATTATAACGGCTGGATCGAAAAGTATAAAGAAGGTCCGTTATTGATTATTGATGTTGATAAGAATAAATTTCCGGAGAACGAAGAGCACCTGGGCGAAATCATCTCCCGTATTGACTCTGAGCTGTTCGGTCTTTTTTAG
- the trpS gene encoding tryptophan--tRNA ligase produces MATGKEIVVSGIRSTGYLHLGNYFGAIRNFLRMQEDFNCYFFVADWHSLTTHPDPKDLRGNVYRVLAENIASGLDPEKCVLYAQSDLPEIAELYLLLNMLAYMGELEKVPTFKDKVRLNPNNVNAGLLTYPVLMSADILIHRAVKVPVGKDQEQHLEMCRHYAQRFNSRYGELFPEPVAFNYGDNLVKIPSLDGSGKMSKSENEMSTLYLADSDDQIRKKVMKAKTDSGPTEPGTPMPDYIENLFLLMKLVSAPDTVKFFEGAYNGASIRYGDMKKQMGEDMVNFIAPIREKAKSIQEDSAYLQKVLKEGAEKARESANKTIREARKLIGIHYY; encoded by the coding sequence ATGGCAACAGGAAAAGAAATTGTAGTTAGTGGCATCCGTTCTACCGGCTACCTGCACCTCGGTAATTATTTTGGCGCAATCCGCAACTTCCTGCGTATGCAGGAGGACTTTAACTGCTACTTCTTTGTGGCAGACTGGCATTCGCTGACCACGCACCCCGATCCGAAAGACCTGAGGGGTAACGTGTACCGGGTGCTGGCGGAGAACATTGCTTCCGGCCTGGATCCGGAAAAGTGTGTGTTGTATGCGCAGAGTGACCTCCCGGAAATCGCTGAGCTGTACCTGTTGCTGAACATGCTGGCCTATATGGGTGAGCTGGAGAAGGTGCCTACTTTTAAAGACAAGGTGCGCCTGAACCCGAACAACGTAAACGCTGGTTTGCTGACTTACCCGGTATTAATGTCGGCCGATATCCTGATCCACCGCGCAGTGAAAGTGCCTGTGGGCAAAGACCAGGAGCAACACCTGGAAATGTGCCGCCACTATGCACAGCGTTTCAACAGCCGTTATGGCGAACTGTTTCCCGAGCCGGTAGCCTTCAACTATGGTGATAACCTGGTGAAGATACCAAGCCTGGATGGCAGCGGTAAAATGAGTAAGAGTGAAAACGAAATGTCGACCCTCTACCTGGCCGATTCCGATGACCAGATCCGTAAAAAGGTGATGAAGGCTAAGACCGACAGTGGTCCAACAGAGCCGGGCACCCCTATGCCGGATTACATCGAGAACCTGTTCCTGCTCATGAAACTTGTTTCTGCACCTGATACGGTAAAATTCTTTGAAGGCGCATATAATGGGGCTTCTATACGTTATGGTGATATGAAAAAACAAATGGGCGAAGACATGGTGAATTTCATCGCACCCATTCGTGAAAAAGCGAAGTCGATCCAGGAGGATAGTGCTTACCTGCAGAAGGTGCTGAAGGAAGGTGCTGAAAAAGCCCGTGAGAGCGCGAACAAAACCATCCGGGAAGCGCGTAAGCTGATCGGCATTCACTATTATTAA
- the gatC gene encoding Asp-tRNA(Asn)/Glu-tRNA(Gln) amidotransferase subunit GatC — MEVNDTLIAQLSNLARLEFSEDERAGIREDLQRMITFVEKLGELDTSNVAPLLHMTSDVNVLREDEVKPVITREEGLQNAPSANDQYFKVPKVIKK, encoded by the coding sequence ATGGAAGTGAATGATACATTGATTGCCCAATTGTCGAACCTTGCCAGGCTTGAGTTTTCGGAAGATGAGCGCGCGGGCATCCGCGAAGACCTGCAACGCATGATAACTTTTGTAGAGAAACTTGGCGAGCTGGACACCTCCAATGTAGCACCCTTGCTGCACATGACTTCCGACGTAAACGTGCTTCGTGAAGATGAAGTAAAACCCGTAATAACCCGCGAAGAAGGCCTTCAAAACGCCCCTTCGGCTAACGATCAATATTTTAAAGTACCCAAAGTAATTAAGAAGTAA
- a CDS encoding ABC transporter ATP-binding protein, with product MSQEVIHLEAIRKSYFIGKNELPVLKGVTLDILKNEYVALMGPSGSGKSTLMNILGCLDTPTGGKYVLSGHDVSTMEDDALARVRNKEIGFVFQQFNLMPRLSALENVAVPLIYAGISKRDRDEKAMMMLEKVGLGQRYKHKPNELSGGQCQRVAIARALVNDPSLILADEPTGNLDTKTSVEIMEIFGRIHAGGNTVVLVTHEEDIAEHALRVVRLRDGLIESDKLNNHALAGVVN from the coding sequence ATGTCACAGGAAGTTATACACCTTGAAGCCATCAGGAAAAGCTACTTTATCGGCAAAAATGAATTGCCTGTACTGAAAGGCGTAACCCTGGACATTCTGAAAAATGAGTACGTAGCGCTGATGGGCCCTTCCGGCTCGGGCAAATCCACGCTGATGAACATTCTAGGCTGTCTGGACACTCCTACGGGCGGTAAATACGTACTCAGCGGCCATGACGTTAGCACTATGGAAGACGATGCCCTTGCCCGCGTACGTAACAAGGAAATCGGGTTCGTGTTCCAGCAGTTTAACCTCATGCCCCGCCTTTCTGCCCTCGAAAACGTAGCCGTACCGCTGATTTATGCCGGCATCAGCAAACGCGACCGCGATGAAAAAGCCATGATGATGCTGGAAAAGGTAGGTCTCGGTCAACGTTATAAACACAAACCGAACGAACTCTCCGGTGGTCAGTGCCAGCGCGTTGCCATTGCACGCGCCCTGGTAAACGATCCCTCTCTCATACTGGCGGATGAGCCTACCGGTAACCTGGATACCAAGACCTCCGTGGAGATCATGGAAATCTTTGGCCGCATCCACGCTGGTGGCAACACCGTTGTACTGGTAACCCACGAGGAAGACATTGCCGAACACGCCCTGCGCGTAGTACGCCTGCGTGACGGACTGATAGAGTCCGACAAGCTGAACAACCACGCTTTGGCAGGTGTTGTAAACTGA
- a CDS encoding cob(I)yrinic acid a,c-diamide adenosyltransferase, translating to MAMKIYTKTGDKGKTSLIGGTKVSKSHIRIETYGTVDELNSYIGLVNDHTTNPDTKVLLKEIQDRLFTVGASLACDPDKDTKMSIPDLHETDIQLLEDTIDKMDSQLEPMKHFILPGGHVAISTSHIARCVCRRAERLCVAMQEQEMFVEPLVLKYLNRLSDYLFVLCRFMAHELGVAEIPWKPRV from the coding sequence ATGGCCATGAAGATCTACACCAAAACAGGTGATAAAGGAAAAACGTCGCTCATCGGCGGCACCAAAGTATCCAAAAGCCACATCCGTATAGAAACTTACGGCACGGTGGATGAACTGAACTCCTACATCGGCCTGGTGAATGATCACACCACGAACCCGGACACTAAAGTCCTGCTCAAGGAAATACAGGACCGGCTGTTCACCGTGGGCGCCTCGCTGGCCTGTGACCCGGACAAGGACACGAAAATGAGCATTCCGGACCTGCACGAAACAGACATTCAACTGCTGGAAGATACGATCGATAAGATGGACAGTCAGCTTGAACCGATGAAACACTTCATCCTCCCGGGCGGTCACGTCGCCATCTCCACCTCGCACATAGCACGCTGTGTCTGCAGGCGTGCCGAAAGATTGTGCGTCGCCATGCAGGAGCAGGAAATGTTCGTAGAGCCACTCGTGCTAAAATACCTGAACCGCCTCAGCGATTACCTGTTCGTACTCTGCCGCTTTATGGCGCATGAACTGGGCGTGGCCGAAATTCCGTGGAAGCCACGGGTATAG
- the tyrS gene encoding tyrosine--tRNA ligase produces the protein MNLIEELRWRGMLQDIMPGTEEQLNKEMTSAYIGFDPTADSLHVGSLVPILLLVHLQKAGHKPFALVGGATGMIGDPSFKAEERKMLDEATLQANVRGIKAQLERFLDFDPAKPNAAEMLNNFDWFRDFSFLDFIRDVGKHITVNYMMSKDSVKKRLEGDNGMSFTEFTYQLIQGYDFYWLNQNKNIKLQMGGSDQWGNIVTGTEIIRRKGGGEAFAFTCPLVKKADGTKFGKSEKGNIWLDSSKTSPFEFYQFWKNANDDDAVSYIKTFTFLTQEEINALIAEHDIDRAKRILQTRLAKEITTFIHGEEACAQAELTTQTLFGKGPSAEALKEMTEEQLLQQMNGVPQLDVSLADIEAGKDIVTFLADAKVFPSKGEARKMIQGGGVSMNNVKVTAVDQAITTEVLIHNKYILFQKGKKNNILVKVV, from the coding sequence ATGAACCTGATAGAAGAATTACGCTGGCGGGGCATGTTGCAGGACATAATGCCTGGAACGGAGGAGCAACTTAATAAAGAGATGACCTCTGCCTATATCGGCTTTGATCCTACAGCTGATTCACTGCACGTGGGCAGCCTTGTTCCCATTTTATTGCTGGTACACCTGCAGAAAGCCGGCCACAAGCCGTTTGCGCTCGTTGGTGGCGCCACCGGTATGATCGGCGACCCGTCTTTTAAAGCAGAAGAGCGTAAAATGCTCGACGAAGCAACGCTTCAGGCGAACGTGCGCGGCATCAAGGCCCAGCTCGAACGTTTCCTCGACTTCGATCCTGCTAAACCTAATGCAGCCGAAATGCTGAATAACTTTGACTGGTTCAGGGATTTCAGCTTCCTCGATTTCATCCGCGACGTGGGTAAACACATCACCGTTAACTATATGATGTCGAAGGACTCCGTGAAGAAACGCCTCGAAGGCGACAACGGTATGTCCTTTACAGAGTTCACCTACCAGCTCATCCAGGGATACGATTTCTACTGGTTGAACCAAAATAAAAACATCAAACTGCAGATGGGCGGCTCCGACCAATGGGGCAACATCGTTACCGGTACGGAAATCATCCGTCGTAAAGGCGGCGGTGAAGCATTTGCGTTTACTTGTCCGCTCGTTAAAAAGGCGGATGGTACCAAGTTCGGTAAGTCCGAAAAAGGTAACATCTGGCTCGATTCCAGCAAAACGTCACCTTTCGAGTTCTACCAGTTCTGGAAAAATGCGAACGATGATGATGCGGTTTCTTACATTAAGACCTTCACTTTCCTGACGCAGGAAGAGATTAACGCGCTGATCGCCGAACATGATATCGACCGTGCAAAACGCATATTGCAAACTCGTCTGGCTAAAGAGATCACCACTTTTATCCACGGCGAAGAAGCCTGCGCGCAGGCAGAACTGACTACACAAACGCTTTTTGGCAAAGGCCCTTCTGCCGAAGCTTTAAAAGAGATGACTGAAGAGCAACTGCTGCAGCAAATGAACGGCGTACCTCAATTAGACGTGAGTCTGGCGGACATTGAAGCAGGTAAAGATATTGTGACTTTCCTGGCAGATGCAAAAGTATTTCCCAGCAAAGGTGAAGCCCGTAAAATGATACAGGGCGGCGGTGTGAGCATGAACAACGTGAAAGTGACAGCCGTTGACCAGGCCATTACCACTGAAGTGCTGATCCATAATAAGTATATCCTTTTCCAGAAAGGAAAGAAAAATAACATATTGGTAAAAGTGGTGTAA
- a CDS encoding metallophosphoesterase family protein, translating to MISRRTFLGNSLKSIALIGIGNTLQSFSADDFILPAPEDVLLRFALVSDGHYGQKDTPYGDTHRQMADWLNTLHTSRKLDFAVVNGDLFHDNPAFLPEVKTAWDRLNMKYYVTHGNHDQTPETNWEQTFGYGWHHDFAVNDNAFLILNTADIAGKYICPDLDWTARKLEQYKKHKHLFVFMHITPFKWTDNGIDCPELQAMFSKQANLRAVFHGHDHDQDSVKQHGNKHYFFDGHLGGNWGKPYHGYRTVEVLKNGTVLTWQVNPNEKTPVNNTRIKK from the coding sequence ATGATATCCAGAAGGACCTTCCTCGGTAACTCACTGAAAAGCATTGCCCTTATAGGCATTGGCAACACCCTGCAATCTTTTTCGGCGGATGATTTTATATTACCCGCCCCGGAAGATGTGCTGTTGCGCTTTGCGTTGGTAAGCGATGGCCACTACGGACAAAAGGACACGCCTTACGGGGATACGCACCGGCAAATGGCAGACTGGCTGAATACGCTGCACACCTCCCGCAAATTGGATTTCGCAGTGGTGAACGGCGACTTATTCCACGACAATCCAGCGTTTCTGCCTGAAGTAAAAACTGCCTGGGACCGCCTCAACATGAAATATTATGTTACGCATGGCAACCACGATCAAACGCCTGAAACCAACTGGGAACAAACGTTCGGCTATGGCTGGCATCACGACTTTGCCGTAAATGACAATGCCTTCCTGATCCTCAATACCGCCGACATCGCAGGCAAATACATCTGCCCCGATCTCGACTGGACCGCCCGTAAACTGGAACAATACAAGAAACACAAACACCTCTTCGTGTTCATGCACATCACGCCATTTAAGTGGACTGATAATGGCATCGACTGCCCGGAGCTACAGGCCATGTTCAGCAAACAGGCCAACCTGCGCGCCGTATTTCATGGTCACGACCACGACCAGGATAGCGTAAAACAACATGGAAACAAACACTACTTCTTCGACGGCCACCTCGGCGGCAACTGGGGCAAACCCTATCACGGGTACCGCACGGTGGAAGTGCTGAAGAACGGTACTGTGCTCACCTGGCAGGTGAACCCGAATGAAAAAACACCTGTAAATAATACGCGGATTAAAAAGTAA
- a CDS encoding amidohydrolase family protein, whose amino-acid sequence MKKVFIYIMGLTLAAGQLKAQETVYPAPAQKGRIYLTHATIHVGNGQVVQDGTIAFENGKIIAVGANVPIPQGDVKVFDVKGQHIFPGVIVPDSNLGLTEVEAVRSTNDYDEVGVINPSIRSLISYNTDSKVINTLRSNGILLAQTVPQGGLITGSSSVVQLDAWNWEDAAYKTDNGLHFYMPRLMGRSSAFGPGGLPVGGADPVKAALDRIETVKAFFREAKAYLAVDKHAETNLKYESVKGLFSKQQKLFIHCDLVKEILVAMDMAKEFGFDIVIVGGADSWLVTDLLKQNNVPVVLGQPHALPVTQDDDVDQPYKTAAQLQKAGVLFCISNEGFWQQRNLSFLAGTASAYGLTKEEALSAVTFNAAKILGIADKTGSLEVGKDANIVVSKGDILDMKTNHVTQAFIQGREISLDNKHKQLYDRYKHKYNLQ is encoded by the coding sequence ATGAAAAAAGTATTTATATATATCATGGGGCTTACCCTTGCTGCCGGCCAACTGAAAGCGCAGGAAACGGTATACCCAGCCCCGGCCCAGAAAGGCCGCATCTACCTTACGCATGCCACCATTCACGTGGGCAACGGCCAGGTAGTACAGGATGGCACCATCGCTTTTGAAAACGGGAAAATCATTGCCGTGGGCGCGAATGTGCCTATCCCGCAAGGAGATGTAAAGGTGTTCGACGTTAAAGGTCAGCACATTTTTCCCGGCGTGATCGTGCCAGACAGTAACCTGGGACTTACCGAGGTGGAAGCAGTTCGTTCTACCAACGACTACGACGAGGTAGGCGTGATCAATCCTTCGATCCGTTCGCTGATATCTTACAACACCGACTCCAAAGTGATCAATACGCTTCGCTCCAATGGCATTCTGCTGGCGCAAACGGTGCCGCAGGGCGGACTTATTACCGGCAGCTCGTCGGTGGTGCAGCTCGACGCCTGGAACTGGGAAGATGCCGCTTACAAGACTGACAATGGCCTGCATTTTTATATGCCACGCCTCATGGGCCGCAGCAGCGCTTTCGGTCCGGGCGGTTTGCCTGTAGGTGGTGCTGATCCTGTAAAGGCAGCCCTCGACCGCATCGAAACGGTGAAAGCCTTCTTCCGCGAAGCGAAAGCTTACCTGGCGGTAGATAAACATGCGGAAACCAATCTTAAGTACGAGTCAGTAAAAGGTTTGTTCAGCAAACAACAAAAACTGTTCATTCACTGCGACCTGGTGAAGGAGATATTGGTGGCGATGGATATGGCGAAAGAGTTCGGCTTCGACATTGTTATTGTTGGTGGTGCTGACTCCTGGCTGGTAACCGATCTGCTGAAGCAGAACAACGTGCCCGTAGTTTTAGGCCAACCGCACGCATTACCTGTAACGCAGGACGACGATGTGGATCAGCCTTATAAGACTGCTGCGCAGTTGCAAAAGGCGGGCGTGCTGTTCTGCATCAGTAATGAAGGCTTCTGGCAGCAACGTAACCTCAGCTTCCTGGCTGGTACGGCCAGTGCATATGGTCTTACGAAAGAAGAAGCCTTAAGCGCGGTGACGTTCAATGCGGCGAAGATCCTTGGTATTGCCGATAAAACCGGCTCGCTGGAAGTGGGTAAGGACGCGAATATCGTGGTAAGCAAGGGCGACATCCTTGATATGAAAACGAATCATGTAACGCAGGCGTTCATCCAGGGACGTGAGATCAGTTTGGATAACAAGCATAAGCAGTTGTATGATCGTTATAAACATAAGTATAATCTTCAATAG